The window TATCCGTAAAGAGGTCATAGTAATTGTTTGAGTAAACAGGGATAACGGGAAGTTCTTTATTTATAGTTGTTATGAATTTTCTCCAGTTTTTCCTGTACTCATTTCTTCCTGTTACGGGATGTGCATTTTCGATGTCATCAAGCAGCTGATCCCATTCTGCAGGAGTATAAGAAGAACCTCCCGAGAACATTACGTTGTTGATAGAGGGCTGTCCCCAAGGTTTAATAAGCTTTGTTGCGTAGTCGGATTTGGGATTGGCTTTGAGTGTATAAGTTGTACCGCCTACGAAAGCATGATAGGTTCTTTCTTCTTTTGTGTCTCCTGTCCAGTGGCTGTACATTACGGGCCAATCAAGACCTGTTAAACTTATCTTAAAGCCGAGCTTTGAAACATAAGTATCATTGAATACGAGGTTATATGTATCGGACCAGAAAGGTGTGTAAGTAATCTTGATTTCAAGGGGTTTTCCTTCCCAAAGATAACCTGATTTTGCATTACCTGTAAGTTTTGCATAATCTCCGTCTGTTCTTGCAGCTGCTTTATCAAGGAGTTCCTGAGCTTTTGCAATATTTGCAGCTTCATCGAATTTTCCGTCTTTATCTAAGATATCGTAGCTTGTCAAGGTGCTTTCGAATTTACCTACGGCAGCTGTTCCAATAAGGCTTTCTTCATCATCATCCCACAATGTCCAGTCGTTTTTGGAGTAGGGGCCGTTGGAAGAAATACCGTATTGACCTAAGAAAAGCTCGACGATTTTCGGTCTGTTAAGAACATAGGCAAAGGCCTGTCGTACTTCCGTAAGAGAAGTGGGACCGAAGTTACAGTGGAGGGCGATTGTTCCTCCTCCGTGCCTGTAGTAATTGGTGTAAGAAAAGCCGGGCTTATCTTTAACGGGATCGATTTTTTCGGCTTGACCTTGGCTTGTCAGCATGTCTACTTCACCCTGAAGGAGCTGGTCAAGTTCGGTTTCGCTGGGAACAACCTTAACGATTACCTCTTTGATGGCAGGTGCCTTACCGAGGTAGTCTTTAAAGGCTTCCAACTTAACATATTCGCCTTCCTTGTATTCGGTCATCTTGTAGGGACCGTAACCGATGGGCTTTGAAATGTTCTTTTTAACATATTGCTGTACGGTAATGCCTTCTTCCTTTGCACCCTTTGTGAAGGTTTCTTCGGGAAAGAGGTAAAAAGGAGTGAATACATCTACGTCAACAGTGTAGCTGACCTTTTTAAGATGGAAAGTTACGGTATTTGCAGCTTCATCAATTTCAATACTTTCAACATAATCGTTGATTGTTGATGATCCGCCCGTATCGCCTAAAGCTTTTGTGTCCATGTAAAAGTCATAGGTAAACTTTACATCCTTTGCAGTTAAAGCTTCACCGTTATGGAATTTTGCTTCTTTTACAAGCTTAAATGTCCATGTTTTAAGGTCATCGCTTACCTTTTTTTCTGCAATGAGAAGAGAGTCCTCAACTTGACCTTTGGAATTTTCGTTCATAAGACCGAATGCCCAAATCAACTTCCGGATATCGTCGTCATAAGACGAATTCGTCCAGCCTCTGTAAAAGTCGCCGTTAAACTCTGCTGAAGCTACAACGAATGGCTTTTCGTTTGTCTTAGTTGCTGCACCGTTTCCTCCGCATGCGATCAAGGAAAAAGCGAGCACCAATGTTACAATTAGCACCATAATTTTCTTCATAGTGTCCTCCAAGTATTTTTGTCGGTAAGATAAATTACCGAAGAGAAGTGTATCATAAAATGATAAAAATGTAAAGATTACGGCAAAAAAATGTCAATAAAAAAAATAAAAACAAAATAAAAAAAATATTTGACAAATCCTCAATAGTATGTTTTAATAATAAGTAGTGTTTTTAACACATAAAAACAACAGGAGGAATTTAATGAAAAGTTTTGTTAAGTTTTTAGCATGTATGCTTGCAGTGGCTTTGGTATTTACTGCATGCGGAGGCGGTGCCGGAACTGCCGCAGGAGGCAAAAGCCCTGTAAAGAACGGTACCTATGTAGATAAGGTTATCTACTCCGTAAGTACCGATCAGACCGTTGCCTTAAAAGATGTTATTGAGGGAAAGGTAGACCTTATGTTTACCTCTGTTCCGCCCGTACTTTTGTCGGGTTTGAGCGATGAAGACAGAGATAAGATAGATGTTTATCCTGTTCCTACAGGTTATTGGTCTCTTCTATTTAACCCTATCCCCAACAAGGCTCCCTATGTTTGGAAGACGGAAGCCGGAGAGGAAATGTTTAACCCCGTTGCCATCAAGGAAGTCCGCTATGCCTTTAACT of the Treponema denticola ATCC 35405 genome contains:
- a CDS encoding ABC transporter substrate-binding protein, encoding MKKIMVLIVTLVLAFSLIACGGNGAATKTNEKPFVVASAEFNGDFYRGWTNSSYDDDIRKLIWAFGLMNENSKGQVEDSLLIAEKKVSDDLKTWTFKLVKEAKFHNGEALTAKDVKFTYDFYMDTKALGDTGGSSTINDYVESIEIDEAANTVTFHLKKVSYTVDVDVFTPFYLFPEETFTKGAKEEGITVQQYVKKNISKPIGYGPYKMTEYKEGEYVKLEAFKDYLGKAPAIKEVIVKVVPSETELDQLLQGEVDMLTSQGQAEKIDPVKDKPGFSYTNYYRHGGGTIALHCNFGPTSLTEVRQAFAYVLNRPKIVELFLGQYGISSNGPYSKNDWTLWDDDEESLIGTAAVGKFESTLTSYDILDKDGKFDEAANIAKAQELLDKAAARTDGDYAKLTGNAKSGYLWEGKPLEIKITYTPFWSDTYNLVFNDTYVSKLGFKISLTGLDWPVMYSHWTGDTKEERTYHAFVGGTTYTLKANPKSDYATKLIKPWGQPSINNVMFSGGSSYTPAEWDQLLDDIENAHPVTGRNEYRKNWRKFITTINKELPVIPVYSNNYYDLFTDKLENFHTTALWNWARALPEANWKK